A stretch of the Aegilops tauschii subsp. strangulata cultivar AL8/78 chromosome 4, Aet v6.0, whole genome shotgun sequence genome encodes the following:
- the LOC109778282 gene encoding acyl-CoA-binding domain-containing protein 5 — protein MPKMFGFSRRRMKLGRLKGHLHDPFHAPRSPAHPTKRSSHLTGEEPVATSVSGRPDDLAWRCSSDTFDLNGRAFENSENWAVLSTDGDKPSPRFDHAAAMVGSKMIVFGGDSGNHLLDDTKILSLDKLTWDSVASKVRVSPAGRRAQFRPCKGHCLVPWGKTVILVGGKSEPSSDRISVWTFNTETEIWSHMEAKGDIPVARSGHTVTRAGPVLILFGGEDTKGKKLHDLHMFDLKSLTWLPLNYKGAGPSPRSNHVAALYDDRILLIFGGQSKSKTLNDVHALDFETMVWSRMRTHGHHPSPRAGCCGALCGTKWYIAGGGSKKRRHPETWVFDVLESKWSVCVVPPSSSITTKKGFSMVPLYYRDKIVLVSFGGNKKEPSDKVEVLVVLQNEHCFSWRSAPDAEPLMYEDSSPSSKELADHLNNCDPLYSNSVARHSLATTVESSSGRKSLPDSLLHNSKVGGSSLRRQFRQEEECSLAQKLQKPIDDDKYKDVDDCSELPSFANQKQRSDTYHSPDADAKTKRVGRSSSDINHQHDTKIANLVRRNMALEEQLSAAMASKDEAEKNLSLVIDTKEELERRLAERDREVVALKEKVGGLEQAHEDSNNASNTVHADNVRLEREVAFLKAVMDETQKELHSTRGVLAGERARAFQLQVEVFHLKQRLQSMDGRSPTQRKPQNL, from the exons GTTGAAGGGTCATCTGCATGATCCTTTCCATGCCCCCCGGAGTCCTGCCCATCCCACCAAGCGGTCCAGTCACCTCACT GGAGAAGAACCAGTGGCTACGTCAGTGAGTGGCCGTCCTGACGACCTTGCTTGGCGTTGCTCCTCTGATACTTTTGACCTCAATGGCCGTGCATTTGAAAACTCAGAGAACTGGGCAGTATTGTCAACGGACGGGGATAAACCGAGTCCTCGTTTTGAT CATGCAGCAGCCATGGTAGGGAGCAAAATGATTGTCTTCGGTGGAGATTCCGGTAATCATTTGCTGGATGATACAAAG ATATTAAGCTTAGACAAGCTTACATGGGATTCTGTGGCTTCTAAAGTTCGTGTATCACCAGCTGGACGTCGTGCGCAGTTTCGACCATGCAAAGGACATTGCCTG GTTCCATGGGGCAAGACTGTCATTCTTGTCGGAGGGAAAAGCGAGCCATCTTCTGACCGGATATCAG TATGGACATTCAATACGGAAACCGAGATCTGGTCGCATATGGAAGCGAAGGGCGACATTCCG GTGGCTCGAAGTGGTCATACAGTGACTAGAGCAGGCCCTGTTTTAATTCTTTTTGGGGGCGAGGATACCAAAGGGAAGAAACTACATGACCTTCATATGTTTGATCTGAAGTCCTTAACATGGCTTCCTTTGAACTATAA AGGTGCTGGACCTTCTCCAAGATCCAATCATGTTGCTGCACTTTACGATGATAGAATTCTTTTGATTTTTGGAGGCCAATCAAAATCCAAGACCTTGAATGATGTCCACGCTCTAGATTTTGAAACA ATGGTATGGTCAAGAATGAGAACACATGGTCATCATCCATCACCTCGGGCAGGTTGCTGTGGAGCTCTCTGTGGGACGAAATGGTATATAGCAGGGGGTGGAAGCAAGAAAAGGC GTCATCCGGAAACTTGGGTCTTTGATGTCCTAGAATCCAAGTGGTCTGTTTGTGTAGTACCTCCTAGTTCCTCCATCACTACCAAGAAA GGTTTCAGCATGGTTCCTTTGTACTACAGGGATAAGATTGTTCTTGTTTCATTTGGAGGAAACAAAAAGGAGCCATCTGATAAG GTCGAAGTACTAGTGGTGCTGCAAAATGAACATTGTTTCAGTTGGCGGTCTGCCCCTGATGCAGAACCCTTAATGTATGAGGACTCTTCTCCTAGCTCAAAGGAACTCGCCGATCACCTCAACAACTGTGATCCTTTGTACTCTAACTCTGTAGCAAGGCATAGTCTCGCGACAACAGTGGAAAGCTCATCTGGGAGGAAATCGCTCCCTGATTCACTCCTACATAACTCGAAGGTGGGCGGCTCATCACTCCGCAGGCAGTTCCGTCAGGAGGAGGAATGCAGCCTGGCCCAAAAACTGCAGAAGCCTATCGACGATGACAAGTACAAGGATGTTGACGATTGTTCTGAGCTACCATCCTTCGCAAACCAAAAGCAGCGGAGTGACACATATCATTCTCCAGATGCGGATGCTAAAACGAAGAGGGTGGGCAGAAGTTCGTCTGACATTAACCATCAGCATGATACAAAAATCGCAAACCTGGTCAGGAGAAACATGGCGTTGGAAGAGCAACTTTCCGCTGCAATGGCGAGCAAAGATGAAGCAGAAAAGAACTTATCTCTGGTCATTGACACGAAGGAAGAGCTAGAGAGGAGGCTAGCTGAGAGAGACAGGGAAGTTGTGGCGCTGAAGGAGAAAGTGGGAGGATTAGAACAGGCACACGAAGATTCGAACAACGCCTCAAACACTGTCCATGCTGATAACGTGCGGCTCGAGCGTGAAGTGGCGTTCTTGAAGGCAGTCATGGATGAAACTCAGAAG GAGTTGCACTCGACCCGCGGAGTTCTAGCAGGAGAGCGCGCGAGGGCATTCCAGCTCCAG GTTGAAGTGTTTCATCTGAAGCAAAGGCTGCAATCAATGGATGGACGGTCACCTACACAAAGAAAACCTCAGAATCTCTAG